One region of Bosea sp. 29B genomic DNA includes:
- a CDS encoding DUF1801 domain-containing protein has translation MKQTNDKAGDAISASEQIDARIAELTDWRGAALAKVRAIIKQADPEVEETWKWRGVPVWEHAGIICTGETYKGAVKLTFAKGASLPDPTGLFNSSLEGNTRRAIDIHEGAAIDEAALAALIHAAMALNTAGKKK, from the coding sequence ATGAAGCAGACGAACGACAAGGCCGGGGATGCAATCTCGGCCTCCGAGCAGATCGACGCCCGGATCGCGGAACTGACCGACTGGCGCGGAGCCGCGCTCGCCAAGGTCCGCGCCATCATCAAGCAAGCCGATCCCGAGGTTGAGGAAACCTGGAAATGGCGCGGCGTCCCGGTCTGGGAGCATGCCGGCATCATCTGCACCGGCGAGACCTATAAGGGCGCGGTCAAGCTGACCTTCGCCAAGGGCGCTTCGCTGCCCGATCCCACTGGCCTGTTCAATTCCAGCCTCGAAGGCAACACGAGGCGCGCAATCGACATCCACGAGGGCGCTGCGATCGACGAAGCGGCGCTGGCAGCGCTGATCCACGCTGCCATGGCGCTGAACACAGCCGGGAAGAAGAAGTAG
- a CDS encoding DUF1801 domain-containing protein, translating to MAGKTSKAAARPKAEDGQPVLLSGGNPQIAKGYGEAPVQAYIAAMPGWKSSLGARLDALISAAVPGVRKAVKWNSPLYGMEDDYWFLGIHVFARYVKVAFFRGAGLDPVPPGPSKQKEVRYLDIRENDELDEAQFTAWVTQAAALPGEKM from the coding sequence ATGGCCGGAAAGACCTCGAAGGCGGCAGCGAGGCCGAAAGCCGAAGATGGGCAACCCGTCCTGCTCTCGGGCGGCAATCCGCAGATCGCCAAGGGTTATGGCGAAGCACCGGTACAGGCCTACATCGCTGCCATGCCGGGCTGGAAGAGTTCGCTCGGCGCCCGGCTCGACGCGCTGATCAGCGCCGCTGTCCCCGGCGTCAGGAAGGCGGTGAAGTGGAACTCGCCGCTCTACGGCATGGAGGACGATTACTGGTTCCTCGGCATCCATGTCTTCGCCAGATATGTGAAGGTCGCCTTCTTCCGCGGCGCCGGGCTCGATCCCGTCCCGCCCGGCCCCTCCAAGCAGAAGGAGGTGCGCTATCTCGACATCCGCGAGAATGACGAGCTCGACGAGGCGCAGTTCACCGCTTGGGTGACGCAGGCCGCCGCCTTGCCCGGCGAAAAGATGTGA
- a CDS encoding ABC transporter substrate-binding protein, producing the protein MTLEPPTLDPTSGAAQAIREVTLQNIFEGLVAMDRTGKLGPALAESWTLAPDDLTYTFKLRPDARFHDGTPFSSRDVKFSFERAVAPDSTNAQRWIFTPIESIEAPDPVRLIIKLKQPTANFVYGLSWGDAVIVSPATAANNKTDPVGTGPFKFARWNRGDRLELARNDEYWGAKPALAKATFRFISDPQAQVAALRAGDIDAFTNLSAPEAIPQLKADPKLKVTLGKTEGETILAINNAKAPFSDIRVRQAISHVLDRKTIALGIYGFDLDYIGSHFSPLHPAYVDLTGTYPVDLAKAKALLAAAGFPKGFECTLRLPPPAYARRGGEIVAALLAQIGITAKIEPLEFPQWLERVFKARDFDLTIISHTEPLDIANYARDDYYFQYRNPEFKALIEKIDRTVDETERNKLYGDAQRMLARDAVNGFLFILPKITVTRANLEGMWTDWPLPLTPLAEVRWR; encoded by the coding sequence ATGACGCTGGAGCCACCGACGCTCGATCCGACTTCGGGCGCAGCCCAGGCGATCCGCGAAGTCACGTTGCAGAACATCTTCGAAGGGCTGGTGGCGATGGACCGCACCGGCAAGCTCGGGCCGGCGCTGGCCGAGAGCTGGACGCTCGCGCCCGACGACCTCACCTACACCTTCAAGCTTCGGCCGGATGCGCGCTTCCATGACGGCACGCCGTTCTCTTCGCGCGACGTCAAATTCTCTTTCGAGCGCGCAGTGGCGCCCGATTCGACCAATGCCCAGCGTTGGATCTTCACGCCGATCGAGAGCATCGAGGCGCCCGATCCGGTCAGGCTGATCATCAAGCTGAAGCAGCCGACGGCGAACTTCGTCTACGGGCTCTCATGGGGCGATGCGGTCATCGTCTCGCCGGCAACCGCCGCCAACAACAAGACCGATCCGGTCGGCACTGGTCCGTTCAAATTCGCGCGCTGGAACCGCGGCGACCGGCTCGAACTGGCGCGCAACGACGAGTACTGGGGAGCCAAGCCCGCGCTCGCCAAGGCGACCTTCCGCTTCATCTCCGACCCGCAGGCGCAGGTCGCGGCGCTGCGCGCCGGCGACATCGACGCCTTCACCAATCTCTCGGCGCCTGAAGCAATCCCGCAGCTCAAGGCCGATCCCAAGCTCAAGGTCACGCTCGGCAAGACCGAGGGCGAGACCATCCTCGCCATCAACAACGCCAAGGCGCCGTTCAGCGATATCCGGGTGCGCCAGGCGATCTCGCATGTGCTCGACCGCAAGACGATCGCGCTCGGCATCTACGGCTTCGATCTCGACTATATCGGCAGCCATTTCTCGCCGCTGCATCCGGCCTATGTCGACCTGACCGGGACCTATCCGGTCGACCTCGCCAAGGCGAAGGCCCTGCTCGCGGCAGCCGGCTTCCCGAAGGGCTTCGAATGCACGTTGCGTTTGCCGCCGCCGGCCTATGCCAGGCGCGGCGGCGAGATCGTCGCGGCGCTGCTGGCGCAGATCGGGATCACCGCCAAGATCGAACCGCTGGAATTCCCGCAATGGCTGGAGCGGGTGTTCAAGGCGCGGGATTTCGACCTGACGATCATCTCGCACACCGAGCCGCTCGATATCGCCAACTACGCCCGTGACGACTACTACTTCCAGTACCGGAATCCCGAGTTCAAGGCGCTGATCGAAAAGATCGACCGCACCGTCGACGAGACCGAGCGCAACAAGCTCTATGGCGACGCCCAGCGCATGCTGGCGCGCGATGCGGTCAACGGCTTCCTGTTCATCCTGCCGAAGATCACGGTGACCAGGGCCAATCTGGAGGGCATGTGGACCGACTGGCCACTGCCGCTGACGCCGCTGGCGGAGGTACGCTGGCGCTGA
- a CDS encoding SDR family oxidoreductase gives MDLMLNGKRALVTGGSKGIGRAIARQLALEGVDVVIAARNQAELDAAAAELAQETGRKIVGLAVDTQDDVSVKAVVAGTIAALGGLDILVNAAAKPGGQATPPKLAEITDALFFDDVNVKVMGYLRMAREAAPVMAAGGWGRIINISGLAVRLTGSTIGSIRNVAVAALTKNLADELGPQGINVTVVHPGTTRTEKTPGVVAARVAASGLAPEEVERRMAANVTIGRLVDMAEVADIVAFLASPRSVAINGDAIACGGGSKGAIHY, from the coding sequence ATGGATTTGATGCTGAACGGCAAGCGCGCTCTGGTCACGGGCGGCAGCAAGGGGATCGGCCGTGCCATTGCCCGGCAATTGGCGCTGGAGGGCGTCGACGTCGTGATTGCTGCGCGCAATCAGGCGGAGCTCGACGCTGCCGCGGCCGAGCTGGCGCAGGAGACCGGCCGCAAGATCGTCGGCCTCGCCGTCGACACCCAGGACGATGTCTCGGTGAAGGCCGTCGTCGCCGGCACCATCGCGGCGCTGGGCGGGCTCGATATCCTCGTCAATGCTGCGGCCAAGCCCGGTGGCCAGGCGACGCCGCCCAAGCTCGCCGAGATCACCGACGCGCTGTTCTTCGACGACGTCAACGTCAAGGTGATGGGCTATCTCAGGATGGCCCGCGAGGCGGCGCCGGTGATGGCGGCGGGTGGCTGGGGCCGGATCATCAATATCAGCGGGCTGGCGGTGCGCCTGACCGGTTCGACCATCGGCTCGATCCGCAATGTCGCGGTGGCGGCGCTGACCAAGAACCTCGCCGACGAGCTCGGCCCGCAGGGCATCAACGTCACTGTGGTGCATCCCGGCACGACGCGCACGGAGAAGACGCCGGGCGTGGTCGCGGCACGGGTGGCGGCGTCAGGGTTGGCGCCCGAAGAGGTCGAGCGCCGCATGGCCGCCAATGTCACGATCGGCCGGCTGGTCGACATGGCCGAGGTCGCCGACATCGTCGCCTTCCTGGCCTCGCCGCGCAGCGTCGCGATCAATGGCGACGCGATCGCTTGCGGCGGCGGCTCGAAGGGCGCGATCCACTACTGA
- a CDS encoding DUF4337 domain-containing protein translates to MASAAPDVTEENQPTSKINKRIALLIGILALLLAFSEIGGKNAEQDALAKNIEASNLWAFFQAKTIRGTTLRTAADAMEVELAGASDPAVRERLQKRIDGWKATIARYESEPETNEGRKELIARAKAAEAKRDISSARDDKYDIVSGLLQIAIVVSSAAIITGVALLAWTGVGLGALGLALMIIAEVAPTALF, encoded by the coding sequence GTGGCCTCAGCTGCACCAGACGTCACCGAAGAAAACCAGCCGACCAGCAAGATCAACAAGCGCATCGCGCTCTTGATCGGCATTCTCGCGCTCTTGCTCGCCTTCTCCGAGATCGGCGGCAAGAACGCTGAGCAGGACGCGCTGGCGAAGAACATCGAAGCCTCCAATCTCTGGGCCTTCTTCCAGGCCAAGACGATCCGCGGCACGACGCTGCGCACTGCCGCCGACGCGATGGAGGTGGAACTTGCTGGGGCGAGCGACCCCGCCGTGCGCGAGCGCCTGCAGAAACGCATCGATGGCTGGAAGGCAACGATCGCCCGCTACGAATCCGAGCCGGAGACCAATGAGGGCCGCAAGGAGCTGATCGCCCGCGCCAAGGCGGCCGAAGCCAAGCGTGACATCTCCAGCGCCCGCGACGACAAATACGACATCGTCTCGGGTCTGCTGCAGATCGCGATCGTCGTCTCCTCCGCAGCGATCATCACCGGCGTCGCCCTGCTCGCCTGGACCGGCGTCGGCCTCGGCGCGCTCGGGCTCGCGCTGATGATCATCGCCGAGGTCGCGCCGACCGCGCTGTTCTAG
- a CDS encoding SRPBCC domain-containing protein, which translates to MTTATQTRSVTVEREIAHPPEKLWRALTQPHLIAEWLMMNDFAPVVGHRFNLRGEWGGVLDCEVLDIEPNRTLSYTWDFAHDDPAFNLKSTVTFTLTPTPKGTLLRMEQAGFRPEQKQAFGGARAGWQEFLGKLEELLAREA; encoded by the coding sequence ATGACCACCGCCACGCAGACCCGCTCCGTCACTGTCGAACGCGAGATCGCCCATCCGCCGGAGAAGCTCTGGCGTGCCCTGACCCAGCCGCATTTGATCGCGGAATGGCTGATGATGAACGATTTCGCCCCGGTCGTCGGCCATCGCTTCAACCTGCGCGGCGAATGGGGCGGCGTGCTCGACTGCGAGGTCCTCGACATCGAGCCGAACCGGACACTGTCCTACACATGGGACTTCGCCCATGACGATCCGGCCTTCAACCTGAAGAGCACGGTGACCTTCACCCTGACCCCGACGCCCAAAGGCACATTGCTGCGCATGGAGCAGGCCGGCTTCCGGCCCGAGCAGAAGCAGGCCTTCGGCGGCGCCAGGGCCGGCTGGCAGGAGTTCCTGGGCAAACTGGAAGAACTGCTCGCACGCGAAGCGTGA
- a CDS encoding tyrosine recombinase XerC, which yields MSDFDTLRRDWLAHLGHERRLSPKTLEAYGRDIDQFATFLTHHLDAPPSLKAVAALKPADLRAFLGYRRRDGVGNRTLMRQLAALRSLARFGERSGRLTAAAFAATRGPRLGKGLPRPLDAKAAAAVTKADSRAGEERPDWVLARDAAVLSLLYGSGLRISEALGLKRSQAPVSTADALTVLGKGGKTRMVPVLPVVVESIAGYLAQCPWRLAPEGPLFVGVKGGPLSPRIIQLAVEGLRGSLGLPGSATPHALRHSFATHLLGRGGDLRAIQELLGHASLSTTQIYTRIDSVRLLAAYDSAHPRARG from the coding sequence ATGAGCGATTTCGACACCCTGCGGCGCGACTGGCTCGCCCATCTTGGCCATGAGCGCCGGCTCTCGCCGAAGACGCTCGAGGCCTATGGCCGCGACATCGACCAGTTCGCGACCTTCCTCACCCACCATCTCGATGCGCCGCCGTCGCTGAAGGCGGTCGCGGCCCTGAAACCAGCGGATCTGCGCGCCTTCCTCGGCTATCGCCGCCGCGACGGCGTCGGCAACCGTACCTTGATGCGCCAGCTCGCGGCGCTGCGCTCGCTTGCCCGCTTCGGCGAGCGCAGCGGCCGGCTGACCGCCGCCGCCTTCGCCGCGACGCGAGGACCGCGCCTAGGCAAGGGCCTGCCGCGCCCGCTCGACGCCAAGGCCGCCGCCGCGGTGACCAAGGCCGACAGCCGCGCCGGCGAGGAGCGGCCCGACTGGGTGCTCGCTCGCGATGCCGCCGTGTTGTCACTGCTCTATGGCAGCGGCCTGCGCATTTCCGAGGCACTCGGTCTCAAGCGATCGCAAGCTCCCGTGAGCACCGCCGACGCGCTGACCGTGCTCGGCAAGGGCGGCAAGACCCGGATGGTGCCGGTGCTGCCGGTGGTGGTCGAGTCGATCGCCGGTTATCTCGCGCAATGCCCGTGGCGACTGGCGCCGGAGGGGCCGCTCTTCGTCGGCGTGAAAGGCGGGCCGCTCTCGCCGCGGATCATCCAGCTCGCGGTGGAGGGGCTGCGCGGCTCGCTCGGACTGCCGGGCAGCGCGACACCGCACGCACTACGCCATTCCTTCGCCACCCATCTGCTCGGACGCGGCGGGGACCTACGTGCCATCCAGGAGCTGCTCGGCCACGCCTCGCTCTCGACGACGCAGATCTACACCCGCATCGATTCAGTCCGCCTGCTGGCGGCTTATGATTCCGCCCACCCACGCGCTCGGGGATAG
- a CDS encoding GntR family transcriptional regulator encodes MSQALGIGEAGGTRRERKPQRLAAASAGRATAASVVQDELRREILDMVLRPGVALSEKDLTTRFGISRTPVREALIRLKEEGLVEIFPQAGTFVARIPAGAIPEAVFIRQALECATVEVLARMASADDIARLDATIAVLHESHEANDQERFHLADEEFHEALADIAGYPGVWKLAQAAKSQIDRCRRMTLPVPGRMAMVIREHLAIVDEIRRHDASAAVVAMRQHLGTLLPDLVHLKASYPDYFV; translated from the coding sequence ATGTCGCAGGCGCTAGGGATAGGCGAGGCTGGCGGGACGCGCCGCGAGCGCAAGCCGCAGCGCCTCGCCGCGGCATCCGCAGGCCGCGCCACGGCCGCCTCCGTCGTGCAGGACGAGCTTCGGCGCGAGATCCTCGACATGGTGCTGCGGCCCGGCGTGGCGCTGTCAGAGAAGGATCTCACCACCCGCTTCGGCATCAGCCGCACGCCGGTGCGCGAGGCGCTGATTCGGCTGAAGGAAGAGGGGCTCGTCGAGATATTTCCACAGGCCGGCACCTTCGTCGCCCGTATCCCGGCGGGAGCGATCCCCGAGGCGGTGTTCATTCGCCAGGCGCTGGAATGCGCCACGGTCGAGGTGCTGGCACGGATGGCGAGCGCCGACGACATCGCCCGGCTCGATGCGACGATCGCCGTGCTGCACGAATCGCATGAGGCGAACGATCAGGAGCGCTTCCATCTCGCCGACGAGGAGTTCCACGAGGCGCTCGCCGACATCGCCGGCTATCCCGGCGTCTGGAAGCTGGCCCAAGCCGCGAAAAGTCAGATCGATCGCTGCCGGCGGATGACGCTGCCGGTGCCGGGGCGGATGGCGATGGTGATCCGCGAGCATCTCGCCATCGTCGACGAGATCAGGCGGCACGACGCCTCGGCCGCGGTCGTCGCGATGCGCCAGCATTTGGGCACGCTGTTGCCCGATCTCGTGCATCTCAAGGCGAGCTATCCGGACTATTTCGTCTGA
- a CDS encoding ABC transporter permease — MSAVAPRSRPRRWWAGPSFLAGLLLGGLVVAMALISYVWTPYEPTQMAILKRLRPPSAEHWFGTDQFGRDVFSMIMVGARNSLAVGLGAVGLGLTVGSALGLIAAIRRDGLLDNLIMRMADFSHAFPAVLSAIMISAVWGPGMMNAVIAIALFSLPYFARLARGAALQCWALDYVLAARAAGLTEMAITRQHVLPNIAGVLVVQATIQFALAILAEAGLSYLGLGTQPPAPSWGRMLNEAQTFMAAQPWLAIFPGAAIALSVLAFNLLGDGLRDAVDPRMRRSRD, encoded by the coding sequence ATGAGCGCCGTCGCGCCCCGTTCGCGTCCGCGGCGCTGGTGGGCCGGGCCGTCCTTCCTGGCCGGCCTGCTGCTGGGCGGGCTCGTCGTCGCGATGGCGCTGATCTCCTATGTCTGGACGCCCTACGAGCCGACCCAGATGGCGATCCTGAAACGCTTGCGCCCGCCCTCGGCCGAGCACTGGTTCGGCACCGACCAGTTCGGCCGCGACGTGTTCTCGATGATCATGGTCGGCGCCCGCAATTCGCTGGCAGTGGGCTTAGGGGCGGTCGGGCTCGGCCTGACCGTCGGCAGCGCGCTCGGGCTGATCGCCGCGATCAGGCGTGACGGGCTGCTCGACAATCTGATCATGCGCATGGCCGATTTCAGCCATGCCTTCCCGGCCGTGCTCTCGGCGATCATGATCAGCGCGGTCTGGGGCCCCGGCATGATGAATGCCGTGATCGCGATCGCGCTCTTCAGCCTGCCCTATTTTGCCAGGCTCGCACGGGGAGCGGCGCTGCAATGCTGGGCGCTCGACTATGTGCTGGCGGCGCGCGCAGCCGGGCTGACCGAGATGGCGATCACCCGCCAGCACGTCCTACCCAATATCGCCGGCGTGCTGGTGGTGCAGGCGACGATCCAGTTCGCGCTTGCCATCCTCGCTGAAGCAGGACTGTCCTATCTCGGGCTGGGCACGCAGCCGCCGGCTCCCTCCTGGGGCAGGATGCTCAACGAGGCGCAGACCTTCATGGCGGCGCAGCCCTGGCTCGCGATCTTCCCGGGCGCGGCGATCGCGCTTTCGGTGCTGGCCTTCAATTTGCTGGGCGATGGCCTGCGCGATGCGGTCGATCCGCGCATGCGCCGTTCGCGCGATTGA
- a CDS encoding ABC transporter permease: MTGYLLRRLLSFAATLLGAAIVIFLVLEILPGDPAAVTLGLNAAPEALAALRAEMGLDQPALLRFFNWIGGLVTGDLGLSYTYRVPVTQLIGERMVVTLPLASMAILLASAIGIPLGALAAANHNRAGDAAVMVFAQAGLAIPNFWFGLLLVLVFAVGAGWLPAGGFPGWQAGFWPALKSLLLPAIALALPQAAILARVTRSAMLETMQEDYVRTARAKGVSRRRTMLRHVLRNALIPVVTVLGLQFSVLLAGAIIIENVFALPGLGRLVFQSIAQHDLIVVKDLVMLFSALVVFINFAIELLYGLIDPRLRQAT, encoded by the coding sequence ATGACGGGCTATCTCCTGCGCCGGTTGCTGTCATTCGCCGCGACGCTGCTCGGCGCGGCGATCGTCATCTTTCTCGTGCTGGAGATCCTGCCGGGCGACCCGGCGGCGGTGACGCTCGGCCTCAATGCAGCGCCCGAAGCGCTAGCGGCGCTGCGGGCCGAGATGGGCCTCGACCAGCCGGCGCTGCTGCGCTTCTTCAATTGGATCGGCGGCCTCGTCACCGGCGATCTCGGCCTCAGCTACACCTATCGCGTGCCGGTGACGCAATTGATCGGTGAGCGCATGGTGGTGACACTGCCACTGGCCTCGATGGCGATCCTGCTGGCGTCCGCCATCGGCATCCCGCTCGGGGCGCTCGCTGCCGCCAATCACAACCGGGCCGGCGATGCCGCGGTGATGGTCTTCGCCCAGGCCGGACTCGCTATCCCGAATTTCTGGTTCGGCCTGCTGCTCGTGCTGGTCTTCGCGGTTGGCGCCGGCTGGCTGCCGGCCGGCGGCTTTCCGGGCTGGCAAGCCGGCTTCTGGCCGGCGCTCAAATCGCTCTTGCTGCCGGCCATCGCGCTTGCTCTGCCGCAGGCGGCGATCCTCGCCCGCGTCACCCGCTCGGCCATGCTGGAGACGATGCAGGAGGATTATGTCCGCACCGCCCGCGCCAAGGGGGTGAGCCGGCGGCGCACCATGCTGCGCCATGTGCTGCGCAATGCGCTGATCCCGGTCGTCACCGTGCTGGGCCTGCAATTCTCGGTGCTGCTGGCTGGTGCGATCATCATCGAGAACGTCTTCGCCTTGCCGGGGCTGGGGCGGCTCGTCTTCCAGTCGATCGCCCAGCATGACCTGATCGTGGTCAAGGATCTGGTGATGCTGTTCTCGGCGCTGGTCGTCTTCATCAACTTCGCGATCGAGCTGCTCTACGGGCTGATCGATCCGCGCCTGCGGCAGGCGACATGA
- a CDS encoding metalloregulator ArsR/SmtB family transcription factor has product MSDAHDMLFRTLADPTRRAIFERLCRDGELTVGALTAQAGVSQPAVSKHLGVLKQAGLVRDRQAGRQTHYSAQLGALSPLIDWTSQMAGFWEARFDDLENLLARMDQ; this is encoded by the coding sequence ATGTCAGACGCCCACGACATGCTGTTCAGGACGCTCGCCGACCCGACCCGGCGCGCCATCTTCGAGCGCCTGTGCCGCGACGGCGAGCTGACGGTCGGGGCGCTGACCGCGCAGGCCGGCGTCTCCCAGCCCGCCGTCTCCAAGCATCTCGGCGTCTTGAAGCAGGCCGGCCTGGTGCGTGACAGGCAGGCAGGCCGTCAGACCCATTACAGCGCCCAGCTCGGCGCCCTCAGTCCGCTGATCGACTGGACCAGCCAGATGGCCGGGTTCTGGGAGGCGCGGTTCGACGACCTCGAAAATTTGCTCGCAAGGATGGATCAATGA
- a CDS encoding MBL fold metallo-hydrolase gives MHAPDPHGLTFPFPEPPAPGQLIEVAPGIFWVRIALPFRLDHVNIYLIEDGDGFAVIDTGIGDEATKQAWLALMAGALAGKRLTRLFVTHFHPDHIGLAGWLCERFGTPLLTSQTGYLGCLNISLSPGASEAPVYKQFYQRHGLSAEVTQVVSTLGHGYLRQVTPLPPTFTRVVAGDVLRIGGRDFFVLAGDGHAPEQLMFHCPEANVFLAADQVLAKITPNISVWAVDAEGDPLGLYLRSLRALPQAIPPGTLVLPGHQLPFYGLQERCAALSAHHAERCRLIAGAVAKGPHSVAELVPVMFTRPLDPHQLSFAFSEVFAHVNAMLRLGELRWAEPQGETMKVMAAG, from the coding sequence TTGCACGCACCCGATCCGCACGGCCTGACCTTCCCCTTTCCCGAGCCGCCGGCGCCTGGCCAGCTGATCGAGGTCGCCCCCGGCATCTTCTGGGTGAGGATCGCGCTGCCGTTCCGGCTCGATCACGTCAATATCTACCTGATCGAGGATGGCGACGGCTTCGCGGTGATCGACACCGGCATCGGCGACGAGGCGACCAAGCAGGCCTGGCTCGCGCTGATGGCGGGCGCGCTCGCCGGCAAGCGGCTGACCCGGCTCTTCGTCACGCATTTCCATCCCGACCATATCGGTCTCGCCGGCTGGCTCTGCGAGCGCTTCGGCACACCGCTCCTGACCAGCCAGACCGGCTATCTCGGCTGCCTCAACATCTCGCTCAGCCCGGGTGCGTCCGAGGCGCCGGTCTACAAGCAGTTCTATCAGCGCCACGGCCTTTCGGCCGAGGTGACGCAGGTCGTCTCGACTTTGGGCCATGGCTATCTCCGGCAGGTCACGCCGCTGCCGCCGACCTTCACCCGCGTCGTCGCCGGCGACGTCCTGCGCATCGGTGGGCGTGACTTCTTCGTGCTGGCGGGGGATGGCCATGCGCCGGAGCAATTGATGTTCCATTGCCCGGAGGCGAACGTCTTCCTGGCGGCCGACCAGGTCCTCGCCAAGATCACGCCGAACATCAGCGTCTGGGCGGTGGATGCGGAAGGTGATCCGCTCGGCCTCTATCTGCGTTCGCTACGCGCGCTGCCGCAGGCGATCCCGCCGGGGACGCTGGTCCTGCCCGGGCACCAATTGCCGTTCTATGGATTGCAGGAGCGCTGCGCCGCGCTCAGCGCCCATCACGCCGAGCGCTGCCGGCTGATCGCGGGCGCAGTCGCCAAGGGGCCGCATTCGGTCGCAGAGCTGGTGCCGGTGATGTTCACGCGGCCGCTCGACCCGCACCAGCTCTCCTTCGCCTTCAGCGAGGTCTTCGCGCATGTGAACGCGATGCTGCGGCTCGGCGAACTGCGCTGGGCCGAGCCGCAGGGCGAGACCATGAAGGTGATGGCGGCCGGCTGA
- a CDS encoding amidase — protein sequence MIEFADLSAVDMLRAFRSRELSPVEVTAAVIQRIELWEPSLKALYAYDPQGARVAAKESEGRWRRGEALPLDGVPCTIKENIATRGTPVPLGTAAMELSPAAADAPPAQRLREAGCVILAKTTMPDYGMLSSGLSSFHELARNPFDLSKNPGGSSAGAGAAGAAGYGPFHVGTDIGGSIRLPAGWCGLVGLKPSFGRVPIDPTYYGRVAGPMTRTVADAALMMRELSKPDERDPMSLPPQEIAWNELEREPRGLRIGLQLEAGIGLPVEPEVRAAIAKAADAFRKVGAIVELAPPFLTQDMLDGLDDFWRQRAWAEIGALPRERQDKVLPYIYAWAERGRSLSGAQVHRGMSQMLAIRHAALKAAQPFDYVLSPVSPVPSFAAELASPIHDPERPFEHIVFTVAANMSDQPAVSVHAGMTASGLPIGLQITGKRFDDLGVLQMARAWERLRGQGPEWPRVPRAEASLRA from the coding sequence ATGATCGAATTCGCCGATCTCAGCGCCGTCGACATGCTCCGAGCCTTCCGCTCGCGCGAGCTCTCGCCGGTCGAGGTCACCGCTGCCGTGATCCAGCGCATCGAGCTCTGGGAGCCGTCGCTCAAGGCGCTCTATGCCTATGACCCGCAGGGCGCCCGCGTCGCCGCCAAGGAAAGCGAGGGCCGCTGGCGTCGCGGCGAGGCGCTGCCGCTCGACGGCGTGCCCTGCACGATCAAGGAGAACATCGCGACCAGGGGCACGCCTGTACCGCTTGGCACGGCGGCGATGGAGCTTTCCCCCGCCGCAGCCGATGCGCCGCCGGCGCAGCGATTGCGCGAGGCCGGCTGCGTCATCCTCGCCAAGACGACGATGCCCGATTACGGCATGCTCTCGTCGGGCCTGTCGAGCTTCCACGAACTGGCGCGCAACCCTTTCGACCTCTCGAAGAACCCGGGCGGATCATCGGCCGGGGCAGGAGCTGCCGGTGCGGCCGGCTACGGTCCTTTTCATGTCGGCACCGATATCGGCGGCTCGATCCGCCTGCCGGCTGGCTGGTGCGGGCTCGTCGGCCTGAAGCCGAGCTTCGGCCGCGTGCCGATCGACCCGACCTATTACGGCCGCGTCGCCGGGCCGATGACGCGCACCGTCGCCGACGCAGCTTTGATGATGCGCGAGCTCTCCAAGCCGGACGAGCGCGATCCGATGAGCCTGCCGCCGCAGGAGATCGCCTGGAACGAGCTCGAGCGCGAGCCGCGCGGGCTCAGGATCGGATTGCAGCTGGAAGCTGGCATCGGCCTGCCGGTCGAGCCTGAGGTGAGGGCGGCGATCGCCAAGGCGGCCGATGCCTTCCGCAAAGTCGGCGCGATCGTTGAATTGGCTCCGCCCTTCCTGACGCAGGACATGCTCGACGGTCTCGACGATTTCTGGCGCCAGCGCGCCTGGGCCGAGATCGGCGCGCTGCCGCGCGAACGCCAGGACAAGGTGCTGCCTTATATCTACGCCTGGGCCGAGCGCGGCCGTTCGCTCTCCGGCGCGCAGGTGCATCGCGGCATGAGCCAGATGCTGGCGATCCGGCATGCGGCGCTGAAAGCGGCACAGCCCTTCGACTATGTGCTCTCGCCGGTCTCACCGGTGCCGAGCTTTGCCGCCGAACTGGCCTCGCCGATACACGATCCCGAGCGGCCGTTCGAGCACATCGTCTTCACGGTAGCGGCCAACATGTCGGACCAGCCGGCGGTCTCGGTGCATGCCGGCATGACCGCATCCGGCCTGCCGATCGGCCTGCAGATCACCGGCAAGCGCTTCGATGATCTCGGCGTGTTGCAGATGGCGCGGGCGTGGGAGCGGCTGCGCGGGCAGGGGCCGGAGTGGCCGCGTGTGCCGCGGGCTGAAGCGTCATTGCGAGCGTAG